GCCGTGAGTTTGCTGATTTCGCAAAGAATGTCCCGCGGTATGCGCAGGTCGTTCGATCGCACGTCGAACCCTGGGTGCAGGGACTGATGGAAAGATATCCGGACCTTGCTCTGCAGATCGAAGAGTATTACAACATCAGTTTAAAGCCAAAGTTGCCGGCCCTCGCCAAACCAGTTCTGGACTTTTTCGGCAAAATGTTTTCCGGAGTTGTGAACTTTCTTGTTGTTCTGCTGAATCTCGCGCTTGTGCCGGTGCTCGCTTTTTATTTGATGCACGATTTTGGAAATATTCTGGCGAAGGGACTTGAGATGATCCCGCCCAGAAGCAGGGAAACCGTGGTTACAAGAATCAGGGAAGTGGATGACGCGTTGTCCCAGTATTTGCGCGGCCAGCTTTCCGTTTCGCTGTTTCTTGCAGTGATCTACATCATAGGACTTCTCGTTTTGCGCGTTCCGCTGGCGGTTCCGATCGGACTTTTCTCGGGTCTCGCTAACATGGTTCCCTATCTGGGGTTTGTTCTTGGAATCGGCGCATCCATTTTCTTTTCCTTTGTGGACAATCAGGATTGGCACCGGCTCATCTGGATTGTGGCTCTTTATGCGTTTGCGCAATTGCTGGAAGGAACTGTGGTAAGTCCGCTATTTGTGGGGAAAAGAACGGGACTTCATCCGGTTGTAATCATGCTGGCTCTGGTGATTGGAGGCACCCTCTTTGGATTTATGGGAATGCTTCTGGCTGTTCCATTTATGGCTATTGCAACCGTGTTTTTGAAATCCGCGTACAATGCCTATATCAATTCTCCCTGGTATCAACAGCAGAAACAGCTCGAAAAGACTCCGGTGATATAACAGTGTCTTAGATGTGTGATGCTCGGATTTCCCCTCCTTATGAAGGAAGGGATAAAGGGGAGGTTGGCAAACATGATTTACATCAATGAAGAACAGGTAAAACGTCTCCTTTCTGTTCGTGATTGCATTGAAGTGCTGCGAAACGCATTTTCATTGGAATACATCAAC
The nucleotide sequence above comes from bacterium. Encoded proteins:
- a CDS encoding AI-2E family transporter: REFADFAKNVPRYAQVVRSHVEPWVQGLMERYPDLALQIEEYYNISLKPKLPALAKPVLDFFGKMFSGVVNFLVVLLNLALVPVLAFYLMHDFGNILAKGLEMIPPRSRETVVTRIREVDDALSQYLRGQLSVSLFLAVIYIIGLLVLRVPLAVPIGLFSGLANMVPYLGFVLGIGASIFFSFVDNQDWHRLIWIVALYAFAQLLEGTVVSPLFVGKRTGLHPVVIMLALVIGGTLFGFMGMLLAVPFMAIATVFLKSAYNAYINSPWYQQQKQLEKTPVI